Proteins from a single region of Chloroherpeton thalassium ATCC 35110:
- a CDS encoding M48 family metallopeptidase, with product MKKFITRVLILLVAVASVSSCKTVRKLASNNNVYSVQDDVQLGKEADAQIKADTKNYTFLKSSDPNYRQVNAYVDKVMRKILSANAVPYETEFNYNVQVLKNDVVNAFATAGGYLYFYYGLMKMLDNEAQLAGVVAHEMGHIAFRHATNEMTAQQITGGLVSLGLKIGGAGETAEQVAGLAYNLAFLKYGRDAEEEADRNGAAWMAKTDYNPYEMQGFFKKILDSDRSPEFLSTHPDPANRIKYIGEVLKKMGAKNSGKTYTAEYQAFKKQLY from the coding sequence ATGAAAAAATTCATTACGCGCGTTTTAATTTTGTTGGTCGCGGTTGCTTCGGTTTCCTCCTGCAAAACCGTTCGCAAGTTGGCTTCCAACAACAATGTGTATTCCGTTCAAGACGATGTGCAGCTCGGTAAAGAAGCCGACGCGCAAATTAAAGCCGATACGAAAAACTACACTTTTTTGAAATCGAGCGACCCGAACTATCGCCAAGTGAATGCTTATGTGGATAAAGTGATGCGCAAGATTTTGAGCGCGAATGCAGTTCCCTACGAAACAGAATTCAACTACAATGTGCAAGTTCTGAAAAACGATGTCGTTAACGCATTCGCGACGGCAGGCGGCTATTTATATTTCTATTATGGATTGATGAAAATGCTGGACAACGAGGCGCAGCTTGCAGGCGTCGTTGCGCATGAGATGGGGCACATCGCGTTCCGCCATGCCACAAACGAAATGACCGCGCAGCAAATCACGGGCGGGTTGGTCTCGCTTGGTCTGAAAATCGGCGGCGCGGGCGAAACCGCTGAGCAAGTCGCTGGCCTTGCCTACAATTTGGCCTTCCTAAAATATGGCCGCGATGCAGAAGAAGAAGCCGATCGCAACGGCGCAGCTTGGATGGCCAAAACGGATTACAACCCGTATGAAATGCAAGGCTTTTTCAAAAAAATTCTTGATTCCGACCGCTCGCCAGAATTCCTATCCACGCATCCCGATCCGGCAAATAGAATTAAATATATTGGCGAAGTGCTCAAGAAAATGGGCGCAAAAAATTCCGGAAAAACTTACACCGCAGAATATCAAGCTTTCAAAAAGCAACTTTATTGA
- a CDS encoding alpha-amylase family glycosyl hydrolase: protein MSLKKVLSSLSNLNTDATYQIPTLWNSNTISVQTVNPKTYFSEAIQEILATPKQAFAPALQNDWTKSAVIYNLFARLTTAFDHNGDGALSLSPLENGFCETGTFLKTIALLPYIKKLGVNTIHLLPITAIGHDGNKGSLGSPYAIKNPYKIDENLSEPTLGLDVETEFKAFVEACHHLGIRVVMEFVFRTMSKDGDWIQEHPDWFYWIQSDIENREPGTTDENAYGNPIFSDEKLTEIKEKVRLEDFSKLPPPDEKYRCMFTETPESVEAQNGRLIGKLPDGSTCKIPGAFADWPPDDIQPPWNDVTYLKMYDHPDFNYIAYNTIRMYDEALKQPAFRNKALWEQIIGIIPHYQDDFDIDGVMIDMGHALPFNLKKKLVETAREKKPDFAFWDENFTVSETSRKEGYNAVMGSLPFVSHKLHELKSYINYLGEIGVSVPFFGTAENHNFPRNVFRFGSGEIGHRYAKFIWALASVLPAVPFIHSGMEICESFPINTGLDFTADEQKHFPSEKLPLFNEHAYNWQNTNGMEPLGAFIKQILDIRQRFLSDLMRGEKGTMKVIESDNPSVFAVVRTGGERKIGFIGNYNFNGEEYFNLKIETERTALTDLFAGKSLAVENGKISASFSAGEFAIFEFLIPKRFSYELEVELQFSDYLTKKTTCSCLYSLLAR, encoded by the coding sequence ATGTCCTTAAAAAAAGTTTTATCCTCCCTGTCCAATCTGAATACCGACGCAACCTATCAAATCCCAACGCTTTGGAATAGCAACACGATTTCCGTGCAAACGGTTAATCCGAAGACCTATTTCAGCGAGGCGATTCAGGAAATTCTTGCAACGCCGAAACAAGCATTTGCACCGGCCTTGCAAAACGACTGGACGAAATCGGCGGTAATCTATAATCTTTTTGCCCGCCTTACAACTGCTTTCGATCATAACGGCGACGGTGCGCTTTCGCTTTCACCGCTCGAAAACGGTTTTTGCGAAACGGGCACATTTTTGAAAACCATCGCTCTTTTGCCCTACATCAAAAAATTGGGCGTCAACACGATTCATTTGCTCCCGATTACCGCCATCGGACACGATGGCAACAAAGGCTCGCTCGGTTCGCCTTACGCCATCAAAAATCCTTACAAAATTGATGAAAATTTGTCCGAACCCACGCTCGGCTTGGATGTTGAAACTGAGTTCAAAGCATTCGTGGAAGCCTGCCACCACTTGGGCATCCGCGTGGTGATGGAGTTCGTGTTCCGCACCATGTCCAAAGATGGCGATTGGATTCAGGAGCATCCCGACTGGTTTTACTGGATTCAATCGGACATTGAAAATCGAGAGCCGGGCACAACCGACGAAAACGCTTACGGTAACCCGATTTTTTCCGATGAAAAATTAACGGAAATTAAGGAAAAAGTTCGCCTTGAGGATTTTTCCAAACTGCCGCCGCCGGATGAAAAATATCGCTGCATGTTTACTGAAACGCCCGAAAGCGTTGAAGCACAAAACGGGCGACTCATCGGGAAATTGCCCGACGGCAGCACGTGCAAAATTCCGGGCGCGTTTGCCGACTGGCCGCCGGACGACATTCAGCCGCCTTGGAACGATGTTACTTATTTGAAAATGTATGACCATCCTGATTTTAATTATATCGCCTACAACACGATTCGCATGTACGACGAGGCACTTAAGCAGCCTGCGTTTCGCAACAAGGCGCTTTGGGAACAAATCATCGGCATCATTCCGCATTATCAGGACGATTTCGACATCGATGGCGTGATGATCGACATGGGGCACGCCTTGCCGTTTAACCTCAAGAAAAAATTGGTTGAAACCGCCCGCGAAAAAAAGCCGGACTTCGCGTTTTGGGACGAAAACTTCACCGTTTCGGAAACAAGCCGAAAAGAGGGTTACAACGCGGTGATGGGTTCGCTGCCGTTTGTCAGCCACAAGCTGCACGAGCTGAAATCCTATATTAATTATCTGGGCGAGATCGGCGTGAGCGTACCGTTTTTCGGGACGGCGGAAAATCACAATTTCCCGCGCAATGTTTTCCGGTTTGGCTCTGGCGAAATCGGCCACCGATACGCGAAGTTTATTTGGGCGCTTGCGTCCGTTTTGCCCGCCGTGCCGTTCATTCATTCCGGCATGGAAATTTGCGAATCCTTCCCAATCAACACCGGCCTTGATTTTACCGCCGATGAGCAAAAACATTTCCCTTCGGAAAAATTGCCGCTCTTTAACGAGCACGCCTACAACTGGCAAAACACGAACGGCATGGAGCCGCTCGGCGCGTTTATCAAACAAATTCTTGACATTCGCCAGCGATTTTTAAGCGATTTGATGCGGGGCGAAAAAGGCACCATGAAAGTGATTGAAAGTGATAACCCGAGCGTTTTCGCGGTCGTGCGAACCGGCGGCGAACGGAAAATCGGCTTTATCGGGAATTACAATTTCAACGGCGAGGAGTATTTCAACTTAAAAATTGAAACGGAACGCACGGCGCTAACTGATTTATTTGCGGGCAAATCACTCGCTGTGGAAAATGGCAAAATTTCGGCATCGTTTTCCGCTGGCGAGTTCGCAATTTTTGAATTTTTAATTCCGAAAAGGTTTTCTTACGAGCTTGAAGTCGAACTTCAATTTTCAGATTACTTAACCAAAAAAACTACTTGCTCATGTCTTTACTCATTGTTGGCTCGTTAG
- a CDS encoding YfhL family 4Fe-4S dicluster ferredoxin, with protein sequence MALYITEDCISCGVCVDECPNNAIDYAESGYAINPDLCTECVGDFDAPQCMENCPSEAIQPDPNYQESKEDLLAKKERISG encoded by the coding sequence ATGGCACTTTACATCACAGAGGATTGTATTTCTTGCGGCGTTTGCGTTGATGAATGCCCAAATAATGCCATTGATTACGCTGAAAGTGGCTATGCCATCAATCCTGATCTTTGCACAGAATGCGTGGGTGATTTTGATGCGCCTCAGTGCATGGAAAACTGCCCAAGCGAGGCCATTCAGCCCGACCCAAATTATCAGGAATCTAAAGAAGACTTGCTGGCTAAAAAAGAAAGGATCTCTGGTTAG
- the holA gene encoding DNA polymerase III subunit delta — protein sequence MPQLFVAHFAARYFYHGFFILAGNHLANLDKPIGLLAKKAVFNDIEAALKQKRFQPIYFFFGREDFLIEELVRIIKAEAFHSAEDSNLNFTLLYGEEQTLGDVVSVASEYPMFSERRLVVVKSFDKLKKDRSREKQKAQTALFTEYLKNPLPSTILVLTTGKLDKATLSKEPFPLLQSFSYEFDQIQDAGRFAEERAKRYGWTLSPQAIKILVTFAGNSARELDAEIQKLSLFADGKSGEKILTDAEVLQTVGLSREYNVFELDKAIVAGDLRMASGIALMILEHEGEKTGLFAILNYLIMFFTRLWKLKMPAVQRMTHADIAKELGMYGSQAYFLKDYLSYTGRFSVLQIENALIALHEADLALKGILPIQDEKLLILSLMRKILT from the coding sequence TTGCCGCAACTATTTGTCGCCCATTTTGCAGCGCGCTATTTTTATCACGGATTCTTTATTTTAGCTGGAAACCATTTAGCTAACCTTGATAAACCGATCGGACTTTTGGCCAAAAAAGCTGTTTTTAACGACATCGAAGCCGCGCTGAAACAAAAGCGTTTTCAGCCGATTTATTTTTTCTTCGGGCGCGAGGATTTTTTGATCGAAGAACTCGTCCGCATTATTAAAGCTGAAGCGTTTCATAGCGCGGAGGATTCGAACTTGAACTTCACGCTGCTTTATGGTGAAGAGCAAACGCTTGGCGATGTGGTTTCTGTTGCGTCGGAATATCCCATGTTTTCGGAACGGCGGCTTGTTGTTGTCAAATCGTTCGACAAGCTCAAAAAAGATCGCAGCCGCGAGAAGCAAAAAGCGCAAACCGCACTTTTTACTGAATACCTCAAAAATCCGCTGCCGTCAACCATTTTGGTTCTAACCACAGGCAAACTCGACAAAGCCACGCTTTCAAAAGAACCGTTTCCATTGCTACAGTCATTTTCTTATGAGTTTGACCAAATTCAAGACGCTGGCCGTTTTGCCGAAGAACGCGCGAAACGCTACGGATGGACGCTTAGCCCGCAAGCCATTAAAATTTTGGTGACTTTTGCCGGAAACTCTGCTCGCGAACTGGACGCTGAAATTCAAAAGCTCTCGCTTTTTGCGGATGGCAAATCTGGTGAAAAAATCCTGACCGACGCCGAAGTGCTTCAAACCGTCGGACTTTCCCGCGAATACAACGTGTTTGAATTGGACAAAGCGATTGTTGCAGGCGATCTTCGCATGGCCAGCGGCATTGCCCTGATGATTCTCGAACACGAAGGCGAAAAAACCGGCCTTTTCGCCATTTTGAACTACCTCATCATGTTTTTCACGCGGCTTTGGAAATTGAAAATGCCCGCCGTGCAGCGCATGACTCACGCCGACATCGCCAAAGAACTTGGCATGTATGGCTCGCAAGCGTATTTCCTAAAAGACTATCTTTCTTACACCGGACGCTTTTCCGTTTTGCAAATCGAAAATGCGCTGATTGCGCTCCACGAAGCGGATTTAGCGCTAAAAGGCATTTTGCCCATTCAGGATGAAAAACTCTTGATTCTTTCACTTATGCGAAAAATTTTAACCTAA
- a CDS encoding UDP-glucuronic acid decarboxylase family protein produces MNNQPVTVITGGAGFLGSHLCDRFIAEGHKVIAIDNFITGNPDNIAHLMGNENFKFIKHDVTEFIYVEGKVDNILHFASPASPIDYLKLPIQTLKVGSLGTHKALGLAKAKGARFLLASTSEVYGDPLEHPQKETYWGNVNPIGLRGVYDEAKRFAESMTMAYHRYHNLDTRILRIFNTYGPRMRLNDGRALPAFVHSALNGTPMTVFGDGSQTRSFCYVSDLVEGIWRLLNSNETEPVNIGNPDEITILDFAKEVQTIVKELTGKDTEIIFKELPSDDPKVRKPDNTKAKERLGWEPTINRAEGLRKTISYFFKQAGII; encoded by the coding sequence ATGAATAATCAACCTGTTACCGTTATTACTGGCGGCGCTGGCTTTCTTGGCTCCCACCTCTGTGATCGCTTTATTGCCGAAGGTCACAAAGTCATTGCCATCGATAATTTTATCACCGGTAATCCTGACAACATCGCGCATTTAATGGGCAATGAAAACTTCAAGTTCATCAAGCACGATGTCACGGAGTTTATTTATGTTGAAGGCAAGGTCGATAACATCCTCCATTTTGCATCGCCAGCCAGCCCAATTGATTACTTGAAACTTCCGATTCAAACACTGAAAGTCGGCTCGCTCGGCACACACAAAGCGCTTGGGCTTGCTAAAGCAAAAGGCGCGCGCTTTTTGCTCGCCTCCACTTCTGAGGTTTATGGCGACCCGCTGGAGCATCCGCAAAAAGAGACTTATTGGGGAAATGTGAATCCGATTGGCCTGCGTGGCGTGTATGACGAAGCCAAGCGCTTTGCCGAATCGATGACGATGGCCTATCATCGCTATCACAATTTGGATACGCGGATTTTGCGCATTTTTAATACTTATGGCCCGAGAATGCGCCTCAACGATGGTCGCGCACTTCCAGCTTTTGTGCACTCCGCGCTGAACGGCACGCCGATGACTGTTTTCGGCGATGGCTCTCAAACCCGCAGTTTCTGCTATGTTTCTGATTTGGTTGAAGGCATTTGGCGACTTTTAAACTCCAACGAAACTGAGCCGGTCAACATCGGCAACCCCGATGAAATTACCATTTTGGATTTTGCCAAAGAAGTTCAAACGATTGTGAAGGAATTGACCGGAAAAGACACCGAAATTATTTTCAAAGAATTGCCCTCCGACGACCCAAAAGTCCGCAAACCCGATAACACCAAAGCCAAAGAACGCCTTGGCTGGGAGCCGACCATCAACCGCGCGGAAGGCTTGCGCAAAACCATTTCATATTTCTTTAAGCAAGCAGGGATTATTTAA
- a CDS encoding DUF134 domain-containing protein, whose translation MPRPFQIRKVTRLPKCKSFKPVGVPRKVLEQAILALDEYEAIRLADYLKLEHLEAAEKMGISRPTFTRLIERARTKLASAIIEAKELVIEGGHIDLQSTRLRCSDCGEEQQAEPSESSQNCPECGSENVEDMKLFFTGAKHGRQRRRRGRA comes from the coding sequence ATGCCAAGACCTTTTCAAATTCGGAAGGTAACCCGATTGCCAAAATGTAAAAGTTTTAAACCGGTGGGAGTGCCTCGAAAGGTCTTGGAACAAGCGATACTGGCATTGGATGAATATGAAGCAATTCGGCTGGCGGATTATTTAAAGCTTGAACATTTAGAAGCGGCTGAAAAGATGGGCATCTCGAGGCCGACTTTTACGAGATTGATCGAAAGAGCCAGAACGAAATTGGCCTCAGCCATTATCGAAGCCAAAGAGCTGGTAATAGAAGGCGGCCATATTGATTTACAATCCACGCGTTTGCGCTGCAGCGATTGTGGTGAGGAGCAGCAAGCCGAGCCAAGCGAATCGTCGCAAAATTGCCCAGAATGCGGTTCGGAAAATGTGGAAGATATGAAGCTATTTTTTACAGGCGCAAAACATGGCCGACAGAGGCGCCGTCGGGGTCGTGCTTAA
- a CDS encoding TonB-dependent receptor gives MNFRLLLFGALFLLLSNFSADIFAQPMLRGKVMNSHGEPVFQATLEVKESGSRTSSKMDGRFEFQNINAGTYHVKASHLGYEPVEITTKLGENDSSHVVIRFEKEKEHVLDGITVTATRQAARPEDVPQPVAQISSEEVERSYRYNVGEMMDFIPGLRVIRSGATIGADYGISIRSLNGGPSSDKTLVLIDGRPLNNGWDGGINFNMLPTEMVERIEVVKGPASALYGSQATAGVINVIAKDPASGWHGKVSYIREFDASQEISDSDADGYARPDIGGTNVSFNSTFGDVNTDHFLSFGYREATEDYLTNLSNDWENYDFNYRLKHQLTDKLHTTVSTDVHQNSWLYNAESTPTDEHYRFVGADFALKYFAKNGQLNTRIYLNNVDYNELVLSTDSETGFNTSRIGLMSDYTIPVFDGKGSLKIGLDGYLDVASVEYDDAVENLQFQGVQTILVKQKSGAWKETTVDLYTGTYASRSDDYDLTNIALFAQYEHSFAQKLNILAGARLDNHSEFGTVFNPKFGATYRLLTIGENTTTLKANYGKGYRAPNMRDLYSKSLGGYGDTDIEPEENESFDIGIFQRFGDWGYLEVSYFTMKVKNLIINDKVGTSNGGYYVVVQNSSGSTDTSSFNYRKNLGDYSPSGIEVGLKIRPIENITFSASYTYLDPEDFTFQTSENRYNASLYGWTDLESVRLEAELTYNVTGDGYFFDYKSTPYEAFSLLDMMLAASFENYRISLIGKNLADTKYRLWHYEWQPGRTLALRFEMSY, from the coding sequence ATGAATTTTCGCTTACTGCTTTTCGGTGCGTTGTTTCTACTCCTGAGCAATTTTTCAGCGGACATTTTTGCGCAGCCAATGCTTCGCGGCAAAGTGATGAATTCGCATGGCGAGCCAGTTTTTCAGGCAACGCTTGAGGTAAAAGAAAGCGGCTCGCGAACTTCGAGCAAAATGGATGGCCGCTTTGAATTCCAAAATATTAACGCGGGTACGTATCATGTGAAGGCATCGCACCTCGGATATGAACCAGTAGAAATAACAACCAAGTTGGGCGAAAACGATTCATCGCATGTGGTCATCCGTTTTGAAAAGGAAAAAGAGCACGTGCTTGATGGCATTACCGTGACGGCCACGCGCCAAGCCGCCCGACCGGAAGATGTGCCGCAGCCCGTGGCGCAAATTTCAAGCGAAGAAGTCGAGCGAAGCTATCGCTATAATGTTGGCGAAATGATGGATTTTATTCCCGGACTTCGCGTGATTCGCTCGGGTGCGACGATTGGCGCGGACTACGGCATTTCGATTCGCTCGCTGAATGGCGGCCCTTCGTCCGATAAAACGCTCGTCTTGATCGATGGTCGCCCGCTTAACAATGGCTGGGACGGCGGCATTAATTTCAACATGCTTCCAACGGAAATGGTCGAGCGAATTGAAGTTGTCAAAGGGCCAGCGTCGGCGCTTTACGGTTCGCAAGCGACGGCAGGCGTGATTAATGTGATTGCAAAAGATCCGGCCAGCGGTTGGCATGGAAAGGTTTCCTATATAAGAGAGTTCGACGCCAGCCAGGAAATTTCCGACAGCGACGCCGATGGCTATGCCCGCCCCGACATAGGTGGGACAAACGTTTCGTTTAATAGCACATTTGGCGATGTGAATACCGACCATTTTTTGTCGTTTGGATATAGAGAAGCAACGGAAGATTACCTCACAAATCTTTCGAACGATTGGGAAAATTACGATTTCAACTATCGATTAAAACATCAGCTCACCGACAAACTTCACACGACGGTTTCCACCGACGTGCATCAAAATTCATGGCTCTACAACGCCGAAAGCACGCCAACGGATGAGCATTATCGATTCGTGGGCGCGGACTTTGCGCTGAAATACTTTGCGAAAAACGGCCAACTCAACACACGAATTTATCTCAATAACGTGGATTATAATGAGCTTGTGCTCAGCACCGACAGCGAAACGGGTTTCAACACCTCGCGAATCGGCCTGATGAGCGACTACACCATTCCTGTTTTTGATGGCAAAGGTTCGTTGAAAATCGGCCTCGATGGCTATTTGGATGTCGCTTCTGTGGAATACGATGATGCCGTAGAAAACCTTCAGTTTCAAGGCGTTCAGACGATTTTGGTCAAACAAAAAAGTGGCGCTTGGAAGGAAACCACCGTCGACCTTTACACCGGAACTTACGCGTCGCGCTCCGACGATTACGATTTAACCAACATCGCGCTCTTTGCGCAATATGAGCACTCATTTGCCCAAAAGCTGAACATTCTCGCAGGCGCTCGCCTCGATAATCATTCCGAATTCGGCACGGTTTTTAACCCGAAATTTGGCGCAACCTATCGGCTTTTGACCATCGGCGAAAACACAACCACGCTCAAGGCGAATTATGGAAAAGGCTACCGCGCGCCGAACATGCGCGATTTATATTCCAAATCGCTTGGCGGATACGGCGATACGGACATTGAACCGGAAGAAAACGAGAGCTTCGACATCGGGATTTTCCAGCGATTTGGCGATTGGGGCTACTTGGAAGTTTCCTATTTCACGATGAAAGTGAAAAACCTGATCATTAACGACAAGGTTGGCACTTCAAATGGCGGCTACTATGTGGTGGTGCAGAATAGCTCCGGCAGCACGGACACGAGCAGTTTTAATTATCGCAAAAACTTGGGCGATTACTCGCCGAGCGGCATAGAAGTTGGCCTAAAAATTCGCCCGATTGAAAACATTACGTTCAGCGCCAGCTATACCTATCTTGACCCAGAAGATTTTACTTTCCAAACCTCAGAAAATCGTTACAACGCAAGCCTTTATGGCTGGACAGATTTGGAAAGCGTTCGCCTTGAAGCGGAACTGACCTACAATGTGACGGGCGACGGATATTTCTTCGATTATAAATCAACGCCTTATGAAGCGTTTAGCTTGCTGGACATGATGCTGGCCGCGTCGTTTGAGAATTACCGGATTTCGCTCATCGGAAAAAATCTGGCCGACACGAAGTATCGGCTTTGGCATTACGAATGGCAACCCGGCAGAACGCTTGCGCTGCGCTTTGAAATGAGTTATTGA
- the truA gene encoding tRNA pseudouridine(38-40) synthase TruA codes for MVLPDSCEQSTFNIARSRRNLKMLLEYDGTDFAGWQRQPQNLHQKTIQGEIESVLCRVLQEPVELIAAGRTDAGVHAKAQVANFLTENSLSISRLKHALNGLLPSQIKIIEIEDAPENFNARFDAKSRTYRYFLLTRYSALLSRFTGIYRYDFDARAMNACCQEILGQHDFTSFSKAGSQTKTRICTIEKARWYQRKNGLMLEIRANRFLHSMVRLLVGTMIKVGNGELSVQDFDAIFSAKDVCLAATSAQPQGLFLWHVEYKSA; via the coding sequence ATGGTTTTACCGGATAGTTGTGAACAGTCGACTTTCAATATAGCGCGAAGTCGGCGAAATCTGAAAATGTTGCTGGAATATGACGGAACGGATTTTGCCGGATGGCAGCGCCAGCCTCAAAATTTGCATCAAAAAACAATTCAGGGTGAGATTGAATCGGTGCTTTGCCGCGTGCTTCAAGAGCCGGTTGAGCTGATTGCAGCCGGGCGAACCGACGCTGGTGTTCATGCCAAAGCGCAAGTTGCTAACTTTCTCACGGAAAATAGCCTTTCGATTTCTCGTTTGAAACACGCGCTAAACGGCCTGCTTCCCTCACAAATCAAAATCATTGAAATCGAGGACGCGCCGGAAAATTTCAACGCGCGTTTTGACGCCAAATCGCGAACCTATCGCTACTTTTTGCTCACCCGATATTCCGCGCTTTTGAGCCGCTTCACCGGCATTTATCGCTACGATTTCGACGCGCGAGCCATGAACGCGTGCTGCCAGGAAATCCTCGGTCAACACGATTTTACCAGTTTTTCCAAAGCGGGTTCGCAAACCAAAACGCGAATTTGCACGATTGAAAAAGCGCGCTGGTATCAGCGAAAAAACGGGTTGATGCTGGAAATTCGCGCGAATCGTTTTTTGCACAGCATGGTTCGCCTGCTCGTTGGCACCATGATCAAAGTCGGCAATGGCGAGCTAAGCGTTCAGGATTTCGACGCGATTTTTTCGGCAAAAGATGTCTGTTTGGCCGCGACTTCCGCACAGCCGCAAGGGCTATTTTTGTGGCATGTAGAGTACAAATCGGCGTGA
- the folD gene encoding bifunctional methylenetetrahydrofolate dehydrogenase/methenyltetrahydrofolate cyclohydrolase FolD, whose amino-acid sequence MVVLDGKKLSQEIKAELKTKVEQYKQEIQKVPGLTVIIVGEDPASQVYVRNKAKSCNEIGMASEVIELPASTSQEELLKKIADLNHNPNVHGILVQQPLPKHIDEFAVTLAIAPEKDVDGFHPENVGRLVLGHLDKCFVSCTPFGIIEILKRYNIETKGKHCVIVGRSNIVGKPMANLMVQKLAYMNCTVTVCHSATPDIATYTKQADILIAAIGKARFITGDMIKAGAVVIDVGINRIEATNTKSGYRLVGDVDFEAASQKASAITPVPGGVGPMTISMLLANTMKSFEHFLA is encoded by the coding sequence ATGGTAGTACTCGATGGAAAAAAGCTTTCACAGGAAATTAAAGCTGAGCTAAAAACAAAAGTTGAGCAGTACAAACAAGAGATTCAAAAAGTGCCTGGCCTAACGGTTATCATTGTTGGAGAAGATCCGGCCTCGCAAGTCTATGTTCGAAACAAAGCCAAGTCGTGCAACGAAATCGGCATGGCATCCGAAGTGATTGAACTTCCGGCAAGCACCTCTCAAGAAGAGCTACTCAAAAAAATTGCGGATTTGAATCACAATCCCAACGTGCATGGCATTTTAGTGCAGCAGCCTTTGCCGAAGCACATCGATGAGTTCGCCGTCACGCTGGCCATTGCACCGGAAAAAGATGTCGATGGATTTCATCCTGAAAATGTTGGAAGGCTTGTGCTCGGGCATTTGGACAAATGTTTTGTAAGCTGCACACCGTTTGGCATCATTGAAATTTTGAAACGCTATAATATTGAAACCAAAGGCAAGCATTGCGTGATTGTTGGTCGTAGCAATATTGTGGGAAAACCGATGGCAAACTTGATGGTGCAAAAATTGGCGTACATGAACTGCACCGTAACCGTTTGCCACTCCGCAACGCCAGACATCGCCACTTACACAAAACAAGCCGATATTTTAATTGCTGCCATTGGCAAGGCTCGTTTTATTACAGGCGATATGATTAAAGCAGGCGCTGTGGTAATCGACGTGGGCATTAACCGGATTGAAGCAACAAACACAAAGAGCGGCTATCGCTTGGTGGGCGATGTTGATTTTGAGGCTGCTTCTCAAAAAGCCAGCGCGATTACGCCCGTTCCAGGTGGCGTTGGGCCAATGACAATTTCTATGTTGCTTGCCAACACCATGAAATCCTTCGAGCATTTTTTAGCTTAA
- a CDS encoding PfkB family carbohydrate kinase produces the protein MSLLIVGSLAFDNIETPFGNSDDTLGGSATYVAISASYFSDDIKLVGVVGSDFGDDNIRLLQSKGIDTEGIQVIEGGKTFRWTGRYHYDMNTRDTLDTQLNVFAEFDPVIPHRYQQCKYVCLGNIDPILQRKVLEQISRPKLTICDTMNFWIEGKPDELKKTLELVDVLVINDSEARQLSGDPNLVKSARIIRGMGPKILIIKKGEHGALLFTENGIFAAPAYPLESIFDPTGAGDTFAGGFIGYIAKHDDISENTLRKAVLYGSTMASFCVEKFGPDRIQEISDLEIQDRFQSFLNLSRIED, from the coding sequence ATGTCTTTACTCATTGTTGGCTCGTTAGCTTTTGACAATATTGAAACGCCTTTTGGCAACTCCGACGATACGCTTGGCGGCTCGGCAACTTATGTGGCGATTTCCGCCAGCTACTTCAGCGACGACATCAAGCTGGTTGGCGTTGTCGGCTCTGATTTCGGTGATGATAACATTCGCCTGTTGCAATCCAAAGGCATTGACACCGAAGGCATTCAGGTGATTGAAGGCGGCAAAACTTTTCGCTGGACAGGCCGCTACCACTACGACATGAACACCCGCGATACGCTCGACACGCAGCTCAACGTATTTGCCGAGTTCGATCCGGTGATTCCGCATCGTTATCAGCAATGTAAGTATGTTTGTTTGGGCAACATCGATCCGATTTTGCAGAGAAAAGTGCTTGAGCAAATTTCCCGCCCAAAGCTCACCATTTGCGACACCATGAATTTCTGGATTGAAGGCAAACCGGACGAACTGAAAAAAACGCTTGAACTTGTGGATGTTTTGGTCATCAACGACAGCGAAGCTCGCCAGCTCAGCGGCGATCCAAATTTGGTGAAATCAGCCAGAATTATTCGCGGCATGGGACCGAAAATTTTAATTATCAAAAAAGGTGAGCACGGCGCGTTGCTCTTTACCGAGAATGGCATTTTTGCTGCGCCAGCTTATCCGCTGGAATCCATTTTTGATCCGACCGGCGCAGGCGACACGTTTGCCGGCGGCTTCATTGGCTACATCGCCAAGCATGACGATATTTCAGAAAACACGCTTCGCAAAGCGGTGCTTTACGGCAGCACCATGGCCAGCTTCTGCGTTGAAAAGTTTGGCCCAGATCGGATTCAAGAAATCTCCGATCTTGAAATCCAAGATCGCTTCCAAAGCTTCTTAAATCTTTCCAGAATTGAGGATTAA